From Triticum aestivum cultivar Chinese Spring chromosome 4A, IWGSC CS RefSeq v2.1, whole genome shotgun sequence, a single genomic window includes:
- the LOC123088109 gene encoding probable mitochondrial adenine nucleotide transporter BTL3, whose translation MPWLEMWLPAAGEGAAAGLFLDAGDAAAHGALLAAMPGCSASFGVPRRRRGRARPGFLSMTMSVKGGRGFAPAPVGLLTSGDEKGGGAEVAEGLVAGRGAEGLVLVEAEADGKLTEEKEAHSGAGAMNTTKHLWSGAVAAMVSRTVVAPLERLKLEYIVRGEQRNLFELIQAIATTEGLKGFWKGNLVNILRTAPFKAVNFYAYDSYRKQLLKWSGNEETTNLERFIAGASAGVTSTIMCIPMDTIRTKMVAPGGEALGGVIGVARHMIQTEGLFSLYKGLVPSLISMAPSGAVFYGVYDILKMAYLHSPEGKRRISMMKQQGQEANALDQLELGTVRTLLYGAIAGCCAEAATYPFEVVRRQLQLQVKATKMNALATCLKIVDKGGVPALYVGLIPSLLQVLPSASISYFVYELMKIVLKVE comes from the exons ATGCCGTGGCTGGAGATGTGGCTGCCGGCCgcgggcgagggggcggcggcggggctgttcctcgacgccggcgacgcggcggcgcACGGCGCGCTCCTCGCGGCCATGCCCGGCTGCTCGGCCTCCTTCGGCGTgccgcggcggcggcgtgggagggcgCGGCCGGGGTTCCTCTCGATGACGATGTCGGTCAAGGGGGGCAGGGGGTTCGCGCCGGCCCCCGTGGGGCTGCTCACGAGCGGGGATGAGAAGGGCGGAGGGGCGGAGGTCGCGGAGGGGCTGGTCGCCGGGAGGGGCGCGGAGGGGCTGGTgctggtggaggcggaggcggacggGAAGCTGACGGAGGAGAAGGAGGCTCATTCTGGGGCCGGCGCCATGAACACCACCAAGCATCTCTGGTCTGGAGCCGTCGCCGCCATGGTCTCAAG AACAGTTGTTGCTCCCCTTGAGAGGCTAAAGTTGGAGTATATAGTTCGTGGTGAGCAGAGGAATCTATTTGAGCTTATCCAAGCGATTGCAACAACGGAAGGATTGAAAGGCTTTTGGAAAGGGAACTTAGTCAATATCCTCCGTACTGCTCCATTTAAGGCGGTCAACTTCTATGCATATGACAGTTACAGAAAGCAACTTCTCAAATGGTCTGGTAATGAAGAAACAACCAATCTTGAGAGATTTATCGCTGGTGCTTCTGCTGGTGTTACATCAACGATAATGTGCATACCCATGGATACG ATTAGGACAAAGATGGTTGCCCCTGGCGGTGAAGCATTAGGTGGGGTTATTGGTGTTGCCCGCCACATGATCCAGACTGAAGGGTTGTTCTCACTGTACAAGGGATTAGTGCCTTCTCTTATTAGCATGGCACCCTCTGGCGCTGTATTCTACGGGGTGTATGACATACTGAAGATGGCTTATCTGCATTCACCCGAAGGAAAGAGGAGAATATCAATGATGAAACAACAAGGTCAAGAGGCAAATGCATTAGATCAGCTTGAGTTGGGCACTGTTAGGACGTTACTCTATGGGGCCATCGCTGGGTGCTGCGCTGAGGCAGCCACATACCCTTTTGAAGTAGTTAGGAGACAGCTACAGTTGCAAGTCAAAGCAACAAAGATGAATGCACTTGCAACATGCCTAAAAATTGTTGATAAAGGTGGAGTACCAGCACTTTACGTTGGCTTGATCCCCAGCTTGTTACAG gTTCTGCCATCGGCATCTATCAgctattttgtatacgagctaatgAAGATAGTCCTGAAAGTGGAATGA